A window of the Sphingomonas piscis genome harbors these coding sequences:
- a CDS encoding aminotransferase class V-fold PLP-dependent enzyme, with protein sequence MNAPVQINSALSVRDQFPAIRDWHYLDSAVSAQKPQAVIDAITKAYAQDYASVHRGIYQRSATMTEAYEAARTSAANLIGGEPSELVFTRGATEAINLVAQCLPKMGRRRVLLSALEHHSNIVPWQLAGFQVDVCPLTEDGRIDLDAAAAMISDQHQVVAFAHVSNVLGSILDAKRAAEIAHSVDAYLLLDGCQAVPRLPVDVAEIGCDFYAFSGHKLYGPTGIGALWGRSDLLDAMPPYQGGGAMIDKVTFEQTTYAPPPQRFEAGTPHIVGAIGLHAAVDWVRAIGTDALHAHESALVAECRSALAGIGGVTLYGPEDSAGIVSFNVDGVHPHDVGTILDDAGVAIRAGHHCAQPLMELLGVGATCRASFAAHSDSSDIKALVRGLQQVKRIFA encoded by the coding sequence ATGAACGCGCCCGTGCAGATCAACTCGGCGCTTAGTGTCCGAGACCAGTTTCCGGCGATCCGCGACTGGCATTATCTCGACAGCGCGGTCAGCGCGCAAAAACCGCAGGCGGTGATCGATGCGATCACCAAGGCGTATGCGCAGGATTATGCGTCGGTGCACCGCGGAATCTACCAGCGGTCGGCAACGATGACGGAGGCCTATGAGGCTGCGCGGACTTCGGCCGCCAACCTCATCGGCGGGGAGCCGAGCGAACTGGTGTTCACCCGTGGCGCCACCGAGGCGATCAACCTCGTCGCGCAATGCCTGCCAAAGATGGGGCGCCGCCGCGTGCTGCTGTCGGCGCTGGAGCATCACAGCAATATCGTGCCGTGGCAGCTTGCCGGTTTTCAGGTCGACGTCTGCCCGCTGACGGAAGACGGCCGCATTGATCTCGATGCTGCCGCGGCGATGATCAGCGACCAGCATCAGGTGGTTGCGTTCGCGCATGTGTCGAACGTGCTCGGCTCGATCCTCGACGCGAAGCGTGCGGCAGAGATCGCGCATTCAGTCGATGCGTACCTGCTGCTTGACGGCTGCCAGGCCGTTCCGCGCCTACCCGTCGACGTGGCGGAGATCGGTTGCGACTTCTACGCATTTTCCGGCCACAAGCTCTATGGCCCGACGGGGATCGGCGCCCTCTGGGGGCGTTCCGACCTGCTCGATGCCATGCCGCCTTACCAGGGTGGCGGGGCGATGATCGACAAGGTGACCTTTGAGCAAACGACCTACGCGCCGCCGCCGCAGCGGTTCGAGGCGGGGACGCCGCACATCGTCGGTGCCATCGGGCTGCACGCAGCGGTTGATTGGGTCCGGGCGATCGGTACGGACGCCCTGCATGCGCACGAAAGCGCGCTGGTGGCTGAGTGCCGCTCGGCATTGGCGGGTATCGGCGGCGTGACGCTCTATGGACCGGAGGACAGCGCCGGCATCGTCAGCTTCAACGTCGACGGGGTGCATCCGCACGATGTCGGTACCATATTGGACGATGCGGGCGTAGCGATCCGCGCCGGGCACCATTGCGCGCAGCCGCTGATGGAGTTGCTCGGCGTGGGTGCGACCTGCCGGGCGAGCTTCGCGGCGCACAGCGACAGCTCGGACATCAAAGCTTTGGTGCGCGGGCTACAGCAGGTGAAACGGATCTTCGCATGA
- the rlmN gene encoding 23S rRNA (adenine(2503)-C(2))-methyltransferase RlmN produces the protein MTANTALMPIPGAVDPVPVKRVISPRADGRVDLVGLSKDQIRAELEKAGLEPRQAKLRAKQIWHWIYNRGVTDFASMSDIAKAQQPWLAERFAIARLDVTEAQVSIDGTRKWLLKTHDGHDFEMVFIPDADRGTLCVSSQVGCTLNCRFCHTGTMQLVRNLEPAEIVGQVMLARDALGEWPSQPEGRMLTNIVMMGMGEPLYNFDNVRDALKIVMDGDGLGLSKRRITLSTSGVVPMMERCGDEIGVNLAVSLHAVTKEIRDEIVPLNRKYGIEELLQACSDYPGANNARRITFEYVMLKDKNDSDEHARELVRLIRHYKLPAKVNLIPFNPWPGAVYECSTPERVKAFSNIVFESGISAPVRTPRGRDIDAACGQLKTAAEKKRRAERDREAAAQTA, from the coding sequence ATGACAGCCAACACTGCCTTGATGCCGATCCCCGGCGCGGTCGACCCTGTGCCCGTTAAGCGCGTCATCTCGCCGCGCGCGGATGGTCGTGTCGACCTTGTCGGCCTATCAAAGGACCAGATCAGGGCGGAGCTCGAGAAGGCTGGGTTGGAGCCTCGCCAGGCGAAGCTCCGCGCCAAGCAGATCTGGCACTGGATCTACAATCGCGGCGTCACCGACTTCGCGTCGATGAGCGACATCGCCAAGGCGCAGCAACCCTGGCTTGCCGAGCGCTTCGCGATTGCCCGCCTCGACGTCACCGAGGCGCAGGTCTCCATAGACGGCACGCGCAAGTGGTTGCTGAAGACCCATGACGGCCATGATTTCGAGATGGTCTTCATCCCCGATGCGGATCGCGGCACCCTTTGCGTGTCGAGCCAGGTGGGCTGCACGCTCAACTGCCGCTTCTGCCACACCGGCACGATGCAGCTTGTCCGCAACCTGGAGCCGGCGGAAATCGTCGGCCAGGTGATGCTCGCCCGCGACGCGCTCGGCGAATGGCCGAGCCAGCCGGAAGGGCGCATGCTCACCAACATCGTCATGATGGGCATGGGCGAGCCGCTCTACAATTTCGACAATGTCCGCGATGCGTTGAAAATCGTCATGGACGGCGACGGGCTTGGCTTGTCCAAGCGGCGGATTACGCTGTCGACCAGCGGCGTGGTGCCGATGATGGAACGCTGCGGCGACGAGATCGGCGTCAATCTTGCCGTGTCGCTGCATGCCGTCACCAAGGAGATCCGCGACGAGATCGTGCCCCTTAACCGCAAATACGGCATCGAAGAGCTGCTTCAGGCCTGTAGCGACTATCCGGGCGCCAACAACGCCCGGCGGATCACGTTCGAATATGTGATGTTGAAGGACAAGAACGACAGCGACGAGCATGCGCGCGAGCTGGTTCGGCTGATCCGCCACTACAAGCTGCCCGCCAAGGTCAACCTGATCCCGTTCAATCCATGGCCGGGTGCCGTCTACGAATGTTCCACGCCAGAGCGGGTGAAGGCGTTCAGCAACATCGTGTTCGAAAGCGGCATTTCAGCACCGGTGCGTACGCCGCGCGGTCGCGATATCGACGCGGCCTGCGGGCAGCTGAAGACTGCGGCGGAGAAGAAGAGGCGCGCCGAGCGGGACCGCGAAGCTGCCGCCCAGACTGCCTAG
- a CDS encoding HesB/IscA family protein produces MNSETKVRARPAAIILTPSAEQRVADLMSRAPDGAIGVKLSTPRRGCSGLAYSVDYVTEENKFDEKIETPGGTFYVDGGSILYLIGSTMDWREDDFTAGFVFENPNAKGSCGCGESFTV; encoded by the coding sequence ATGAACAGCGAAACGAAGGTTCGGGCTCGCCCTGCCGCGATCATCCTAACGCCCTCGGCCGAGCAGCGCGTTGCGGACCTGATGAGCCGTGCACCGGACGGTGCGATCGGCGTGAAGCTGTCGACGCCGAGGCGCGGCTGCTCAGGCCTCGCTTATTCGGTCGATTACGTGACCGAGGAGAACAAGTTCGACGAAAAGATCGAGACGCCAGGTGGGACCTTCTATGTCGACGGCGGCTCGATACTCTACCTGATCGGCAGCACGATGGACTGGCGTGAGGATGATTTCACCGCCGGCTTCGTGTTCGAAAATCCCAATGCCAAGGGCAGCTGCGGGTGCGGCGAGAGCTTCACGGTTTGA
- a CDS encoding argininosuccinate synthase, which produces MSEDIRRVVLAFSGGLDTSVILKWLQQTYRCEVVTFTADLGQGEELEPARHKAELLGVKPEHIFIDDLREEFVRDFVFPMMRANALYEGLYLLGTSIARPLISKRQIEIAKQVGADAVSHGATGKGNDQVRFELGYYALDPDIKVIAPWREWDLTSRTALIQFAEQHQIPVPKDKRGESPFSTDANLLHTSSEGKVLEDPWEEVPDYVYSRTDDIVSAPDTPEEITVEFKAGDAVAVNGTALSPAELLTKLNELGKQHGIGRLDLVENRFVGMKSRGMYETPGGTVLALAHRGIEQLTLDRGAMHLKDELMPRYAELIYNGFWFSPEREMLQAAIDHSQAKVEGTVRMKLFKGAAHITGRRSAQSLYSEKIVTFEDDAGAYDQKDAAGFIKLNALRLRLLARRDRG; this is translated from the coding sequence ATGTCCGAAGACATCCGCCGCGTCGTGCTCGCCTTCTCCGGAGGCTTGGACACCAGCGTGATCCTGAAATGGCTGCAGCAGACCTATCGCTGCGAGGTCGTCACCTTCACCGCCGACCTGGGCCAAGGCGAGGAGCTTGAGCCGGCGCGGCACAAGGCCGAGCTGCTGGGCGTGAAACCCGAGCATATCTTCATCGACGACCTGCGCGAAGAATTCGTCCGCGACTTCGTCTTCCCGATGATGCGGGCCAATGCGCTCTATGAAGGCTTGTACCTGCTCGGAACCTCCATTGCCCGGCCGCTGATATCGAAACGACAGATCGAAATCGCGAAGCAGGTAGGAGCCGACGCTGTCTCCCACGGTGCGACCGGCAAGGGCAACGACCAGGTCCGGTTCGAGCTGGGCTATTATGCATTGGACCCCGACATTAAGGTGATCGCGCCGTGGCGCGAATGGGACCTCACCAGCCGCACCGCGCTGATCCAATTCGCCGAACAGCACCAGATTCCCGTTCCCAAGGACAAGCGCGGCGAGAGTCCATTTTCGACCGATGCGAACCTTCTGCATACCTCGTCCGAGGGCAAGGTACTCGAGGATCCGTGGGAAGAGGTGCCGGACTATGTCTACTCGCGCACTGACGACATCGTGTCGGCGCCCGACACGCCGGAAGAGATCACCGTCGAGTTCAAGGCGGGCGACGCAGTGGCCGTAAACGGCACGGCGCTGAGCCCGGCCGAGCTGCTGACCAAGCTCAACGAACTCGGCAAGCAGCACGGCATCGGCCGTCTTGACCTGGTCGAGAACCGCTTCGTCGGCATGAAGAGCCGCGGCATGTACGAGACTCCGGGCGGCACTGTCCTAGCGCTGGCGCACCGCGGGATCGAGCAATTGACCTTGGATCGCGGCGCAATGCACCTCAAGGATGAGCTCATGCCCCGCTATGCCGAGCTCATCTACAACGGCTTCTGGTTCTCGCCGGAACGCGAGATGCTTCAGGCCGCAATCGACCATAGCCAGGCCAAGGTGGAGGGCACGGTGCGGATGAAGCTCTTCAAGGGCGCCGCCCACATCACCGGCCGTCGCTCGGCGCAGAGCCTCTATAGTGAGAAGATCGTCACCTTTGAGGATGACGCTGGCGCCTACGACCAGAAGGATGCGGCCGG
- a CDS encoding SUF system Fe-S cluster assembly protein produces MNEERKIEVEEVEGVAPPPRARVEPETPAETFERKRDYLAGFLAEQPKDEPVHGPGGDLQAAIVEVLKTIYDPEIPVDIYELGLIYDVSVSEDGDAVVTMTLTTPHCPVAESMPGEVELRVLSVPGVRDAEVKLIWDPPWDPSKMSDEARLELGML; encoded by the coding sequence ATGAACGAGGAACGGAAGATCGAGGTCGAGGAAGTTGAGGGCGTCGCCCCACCGCCCCGCGCCCGCGTAGAGCCAGAAACGCCCGCCGAGACCTTCGAGCGCAAGCGCGACTATCTCGCCGGCTTTCTCGCCGAGCAGCCGAAGGACGAGCCGGTTCACGGTCCTGGCGGCGACCTTCAAGCCGCGATCGTCGAGGTCTTGAAGACCATCTACGACCCCGAAATCCCGGTCGACATCTATGAGCTTGGCTTAATCTACGACGTCTCCGTCAGCGAGGATGGCGATGCGGTGGTCACCATGACCCTGACGACCCCCCACTGCCCGGTGGCGGAATCGATGCCGGGCGAGGTCGAGCTTCGCGTGCTTTCGGTCCCCGGCGTCCGCGATGCGGAGGTCAAATTGATCTGGGATCCGCCGTGGGACCCATCCAAGATGAGCGACGAAGCGCGGCTGGAGCTCGGAATGCTATGA
- a CDS encoding ABC transporter ATP-binding protein, with translation MIGERPPLLDIRDASVLRGGQLVLDHISLSVREGQHTAILGPNGAGKSTLMALISRDLYPLHGGQVGIMGQERWRIRDLRSLIGIVSPSVHLDLAGESGGRLDAFSAVAAAFFSSRGLSPNHSLDDDMLRRAGEALTRMGVNHLAAREVATLSSGEARRVLIARALVHNPRALILDEPCQGLDPGTRRRFLEDLREVARAGTTLILVTHHVEEILPEIAQIILLKHGKIAGAGDKDAMLERGRLGALFDTPAKVRRNGDWYHADFG, from the coding sequence GTGATCGGCGAGCGACCGCCGCTCCTCGACATCAGGGATGCAAGCGTCCTTCGTGGCGGGCAGTTGGTGTTGGACCATATCTCTCTTAGCGTTCGGGAGGGGCAGCACACCGCCATCCTCGGGCCGAATGGAGCCGGCAAGTCGACGCTGATGGCGCTGATCAGCCGTGACCTTTACCCGCTGCATGGCGGGCAGGTCGGGATCATGGGCCAGGAGCGCTGGCGCATTCGCGACCTCCGCAGCCTGATCGGGATTGTCTCGCCCTCGGTGCATCTGGATTTGGCCGGCGAGAGCGGCGGGCGGCTCGACGCCTTTTCAGCCGTCGCCGCCGCCTTCTTCAGTTCTCGCGGCCTGTCCCCGAACCATTCGTTGGATGACGACATGCTGCGGCGAGCCGGCGAGGCATTGACGCGCATGGGTGTGAATCACTTGGCCGCCCGCGAGGTGGCGACACTATCAAGCGGTGAAGCTCGACGGGTGCTGATCGCCCGCGCCCTGGTCCACAATCCCCGAGCCTTGATCCTCGACGAGCCTTGCCAGGGTCTCGATCCCGGCACGCGGCGGCGCTTCCTGGAAGACCTCAGGGAAGTTGCCCGTGCGGGAACGACGTTGATCCTGGTGACCCACCACGTAGAGGAGATCCTTCCGGAGATCGCGCAAATCATTCTCCTCAAGCACGGCAAGATTGCCGGTGCGGGCGATAAGGACGCCATGCTGGAAAGAGGCAGACTTGGCGCGCTCTTCGACACGCCGGCAAAGGTGCGGCGTAACGGTGACTGGTACCATGCCGACTTCGGCTGA
- a CDS encoding GNAT family N-acetyltransferase, which yields MRRELHGLIVRRASSADLTVWAALLAKLHPGQSAAEFEAELEQLTSLPEPYVGFLAFTDDGNAAGVIDARIRNYAEGSPDLKAAYVEDLWVEPEYRRSGVAAGLLSAVEGWAREQGMRWLGSDTEADRETSHAWHKAVGFEEVERLVVFGKALA from the coding sequence GTGCGGCGAGAGCTTCACGGTTTGATCGTCCGGCGGGCGAGTTCCGCCGATTTGACCGTATGGGCGGCGTTGCTGGCCAAGCTGCATCCCGGCCAGAGCGCAGCCGAATTCGAGGCTGAGCTGGAGCAGCTGACAAGCCTTCCCGAACCTTACGTCGGCTTCCTTGCATTCACTGACGACGGCAACGCTGCCGGGGTGATCGATGCCCGTATCCGCAACTATGCCGAGGGCTCCCCCGACCTGAAGGCGGCTTATGTCGAAGATCTGTGGGTCGAGCCGGAGTATCGGCGGAGCGGCGTCGCGGCAGGGCTACTTTCTGCTGTGGAAGGCTGGGCGCGGGAGCAGGGAATGCGTTGGCTCGGGTCGGACACCGAGGCCGATCGAGAGACCAGTCACGCCTGGCACAAAGCGGTCGGCTTCGAAGAAGTTGAGCGGCTGGTGGTGTTCGGAAAGGCGCTGGCGTGA
- a CDS encoding EF-hand domain-containing protein: protein MKKLLLGGVAAAVLSTVAVAQAPAVRADKVQTRADVAAKVQRHFARIDANRDGAITQAEAQALQAKRGERLAKRAERQERRGPGQFFERLDTNKDGQVTRAEFDARRAQRAQSQASAPQRAQRGEQMFARLDVDRNGAITRAEFDALRQQREQRFAQRGERQERRAARGGGYAGRMFAMADANKDGRVTLQEAQGSALRHFDMADANKDGRVSREERRQMRGHMQHDQHNG, encoded by the coding sequence ATGAAGAAGTTGCTTTTGGGCGGTGTTGCTGCCGCCGTTCTTTCCACCGTCGCCGTGGCGCAGGCGCCCGCTGTCCGCGCCGACAAGGTGCAGACCCGCGCCGATGTCGCCGCTAAGGTACAGCGGCACTTCGCGCGCATCGACGCCAACCGCGACGGCGCCATCACCCAGGCTGAAGCGCAGGCGCTTCAGGCCAAGCGTGGTGAGCGCCTCGCCAAGCGCGCCGAGCGTCAGGAGCGCCGCGGCCCGGGCCAGTTCTTTGAACGGCTCGACACCAACAAGGACGGGCAGGTCACCCGCGCTGAATTCGACGCTCGCCGTGCCCAGCGTGCTCAGTCGCAGGCCTCGGCTCCGCAGCGCGCACAGCGTGGAGAGCAGATGTTCGCCCGACTGGACGTGGACCGCAACGGCGCGATCACCCGTGCGGAATTCGACGCCCTTCGGCAGCAGCGCGAGCAGCGCTTCGCTCAGCGTGGCGAACGGCAGGAGCGCCGCGCTGCCCGGGGCGGCGGCTATGCTGGCCGGATGTTCGCGATGGCGGACGCCAACAAGGATGGGCGCGTGACGCTTCAGGAGGCGCAAGGAAGTGCCCTGCGCCACTTCGACATGGCCGATGCCAACAAGGACGGCCGCGTGAGCCGCGAGGAGCGTCGGCAAATGCGTGGACACATGCAGCACGACCAGCACAACGGCTAA
- a CDS encoding oxygenase MpaB family protein, whose translation MIPRGSVAWRVHGDVTTMMIGGMSGLLLQMLHPQALAGVWDHSNFREDMLGRLRRTARFIATTTYGERADAEAMIARVRRIHARVVGTLPDGRSYAADDPRLLAWVHVAGEMSFLEAWIRHAEPDMSRADQDRFFADVAIVAEKLGADPIPRSIAEAKALLESFRPELVADERSHIVRDIILSPPGTGLAALPVQKTLARAAVDLLPGWARRMHRLRSSGAAAPLLRASVGGLANSLRWALGRT comes from the coding sequence TTGATCCCGCGCGGCTCGGTCGCCTGGCGCGTTCATGGCGATGTCACGACTATGATGATCGGCGGCATGTCGGGCCTACTGTTGCAGATGCTCCATCCCCAGGCGCTGGCCGGCGTTTGGGACCACAGTAATTTTCGGGAAGACATGCTCGGCCGGTTGCGGCGGACGGCACGTTTCATCGCGACTACGACCTATGGCGAGCGGGCCGATGCAGAGGCGATGATCGCGCGGGTTCGGCGGATCCATGCGCGCGTGGTGGGCACATTGCCGGATGGCCGCAGCTACGCCGCCGACGACCCGCGACTGCTAGCCTGGGTGCATGTGGCCGGCGAGATGAGCTTCCTCGAGGCGTGGATTCGGCACGCGGAGCCGGACATGAGCAGGGCGGATCAGGACCGTTTCTTCGCCGATGTCGCAATCGTGGCGGAAAAGCTCGGCGCCGATCCAATCCCCCGCTCGATTGCCGAGGCCAAGGCTTTGCTGGAGAGCTTCCGTCCAGAGTTGGTCGCCGATGAGCGCTCGCACATCGTGCGCGACATCATCCTGTCGCCGCCAGGCACGGGACTTGCTGCACTGCCGGTGCAGAAGACGCTTGCCCGGGCCGCGGTGGACTTGCTCCCGGGCTGGGCGCGGCGCATGCACCGCTTGCGCTCCTCGGGCGCCGCGGCGCCATTGCTTCGGGCATCGGTTGGTGGCCTGGCGAATAGCCTTCGCTGGGCGCTTGGCCGCACCTAG
- a CDS encoding S46 family peptidase, which translates to MTRFRSGQDHPLRTLSFPMLLLGSVVLPFGAASADEGMWTFDAFPAAKMKRDYGWAPDQAWLDRVRAASVRLTGGCSASFVSGSGLILTNHHCVASCLEDLSSSGSDLLATGFIAQARTEERKCPGQQAEVVTAITDVTPRVKAAIGASAGEALVKARTAAIADLEKQGCLDTATTRCQVVTLYGGGQYKLYTYRKYSDVRIVWAPEAAAETFGGDPDNYNFPRYALDASFLRAYENGQPVATPQHLTWTAREPKKGEAIFVVGNPGSTQRLLTQSQFAYQREVNLPITLATQSELRGRLITAMRQSPDHAREGETTLYGVENNLKRTIGRTKALGDPQFNAMLARNEADLRSRSVGNAAIGDPWTDIDKAVTAQRQIDAEYRFTEPQGDLFDYALTLVRAADERSKPNGERLPAYSDSALPLLEKTLLDERPVYPWLDSLMMEWSLSKAREYLGVDHPQTRLLLGKESPEGLARRLVSGSSLADAKVRKALWDGGAAAIAASKDPMILYARALDANERRVQKLYDERVDGPITAARAKLADARFAAYGASVYPDATFSLRITYGKVGGWIENGREVDYRTTFRGAFDRATGAKPFALAPAYLARRQRIDEGGALDFVYAADTIGGNSGSPVIDRDGAVIGANFDRNIHGLRNDFAYDIDKARSIAVSTAAVEQALKVIYPAPTLLAELHAK; encoded by the coding sequence ATGACCCGCTTTCGATCAGGTCAGGACCATCCTTTGCGCACCCTCTCTTTCCCGATGCTGTTGCTCGGTTCCGTTGTGCTTCCGTTCGGTGCAGCCTCGGCGGATGAAGGAATGTGGACGTTCGACGCGTTTCCCGCAGCGAAGATGAAGCGCGACTATGGCTGGGCACCGGATCAGGCCTGGCTCGACCGGGTGCGCGCCGCCTCGGTACGGCTTACCGGCGGCTGCTCGGCTAGTTTCGTCAGCGGCTCTGGTCTCATTTTAACCAACCACCACTGCGTCGCCTCCTGCCTCGAAGACCTGTCAAGCAGTGGCAGCGACTTGCTGGCGACCGGCTTCATCGCCCAGGCTCGGACTGAGGAGCGCAAGTGCCCTGGCCAGCAGGCGGAAGTGGTCACCGCCATTACCGACGTTACGCCACGTGTGAAGGCGGCGATCGGCGCGTCGGCCGGCGAAGCATTGGTGAAGGCGCGCACCGCCGCCATCGCGGATCTCGAAAAGCAAGGTTGCCTCGACACGGCGACGACCCGCTGCCAGGTCGTGACGCTCTATGGCGGTGGCCAGTACAAGCTCTACACTTATCGAAAATATTCGGACGTCCGTATCGTCTGGGCACCGGAGGCTGCGGCCGAGACGTTCGGCGGCGACCCCGACAATTACAACTTCCCCCGCTACGCGCTCGATGCATCTTTCCTGCGCGCCTATGAAAATGGGCAGCCGGTCGCGACGCCGCAGCATCTTACCTGGACTGCGCGTGAGCCGAAGAAGGGCGAGGCCATCTTCGTTGTCGGCAATCCCGGCTCGACTCAGCGCCTGCTGACCCAGAGCCAGTTCGCGTACCAGCGCGAGGTCAATCTTCCGATTACGCTCGCTACCCAAAGCGAGCTTCGGGGGCGCCTGATCACGGCGATGAGGCAAAGCCCGGATCATGCCCGCGAGGGTGAGACCACGCTCTATGGTGTCGAGAACAATCTGAAGCGTACCATCGGCCGAACCAAGGCTCTCGGCGATCCGCAGTTCAACGCCATGCTTGCCCGCAACGAAGCGGACCTGCGCTCCCGCAGTGTGGGAAACGCGGCGATCGGCGATCCTTGGACCGACATCGACAAAGCAGTTACGGCACAGCGACAGATCGACGCCGAATACCGCTTCACCGAGCCGCAGGGCGATCTGTTCGACTATGCGTTGACGCTCGTACGGGCTGCGGATGAGCGCAGCAAGCCGAACGGAGAGCGGCTGCCGGCTTACAGCGACAGCGCCCTTCCATTGCTCGAGAAGACTCTTCTCGACGAGCGTCCGGTCTACCCGTGGCTCGACAGCCTGATGATGGAATGGTCGCTATCCAAGGCGCGCGAATATTTAGGTGTCGACCATCCCCAAACCCGGCTTTTGCTAGGCAAGGAATCGCCGGAGGGGCTGGCTCGCCGGTTAGTGTCCGGCAGCAGCCTTGCAGACGCCAAGGTGCGCAAGGCCTTGTGGGACGGCGGTGCTGCCGCGATTGCCGCGTCCAAGGACCCGATGATCCTTTACGCTCGTGCGCTTGATGCGAACGAACGGCGTGTCCAAAAGCTGTATGACGAGCGCGTCGACGGACCGATCACCGCTGCACGAGCGAAGCTCGCCGATGCGCGGTTCGCCGCTTACGGAGCCAGCGTCTATCCGGACGCGACCTTCAGTCTTCGCATCACCTACGGCAAGGTTGGAGGATGGATCGAGAATGGCCGCGAGGTCGACTATCGCACGACCTTCCGTGGCGCGTTCGACCGCGCAACGGGTGCAAAGCCGTTTGCACTTGCTCCCGCCTACCTGGCGCGTCGACAGCGGATCGACGAAGGGGGCGCGCTCGACTTCGTCTATGCGGCGGACACGATCGGCGGCAATTCCGGGTCGCCGGTGATCGACCGCGACGGGGCGGTGATCGGCGCCAATTTCGACCGCAATATCCATGGGCTTCGCAACGACTTCGCCTACGACATCGACAAGGCGCGCTCGATCGCCGTTTCGACCGCGGCGGTGGAACAGGCGCTCAAAGTCATCTACCCGGCCCCGACGCTGCTGGCGGAACTGCACGCGAAGTAG
- a CDS encoding SAM-dependent methyltransferase — protein sequence MSLIGRFIDQILPVGSLTIIQADGSQETHGGGGGKHLTIRFHDRGVMREIWRNPRLRFAELYMDGRVTVEDGSILDLLELVVGARPWEQGNPRKALGKGKAKWLKRLFRRNDPTKSRRNVAHHYDIGNALYELFLDEDWQYSCAYYTDPANSLEQAQRDKKAHIAAKLHLQPGHRVLDIGCGWGGMAIYLHQVAGVDVLGITLSEEQLRLARERAEQAGVSDHVKFELIDYRLLEGRFDRIVSVGMFEHVGAAHYEEFFLKCRELLTDDGVMLLHTIGKLGGAGQPDPFTDKYIFPGYHVPSLSQMFSATEKVRLIPSDVEILRLHYAYTLREWLARATKNRAKIEQIYDARFFRMWEFYLAGGIVMFETGAACNYQVQYVRNRRALPITRDYMAAAEARYRGAS from the coding sequence ATGTCGCTGATCGGACGTTTCATCGACCAGATCCTGCCGGTTGGAAGCCTGACCATTATCCAGGCGGACGGCAGTCAGGAGACGCACGGAGGCGGGGGCGGCAAGCACCTCACCATCCGCTTCCACGACAGGGGCGTGATGCGGGAGATCTGGCGCAACCCGCGTCTTCGCTTCGCCGAACTCTATATGGACGGTCGGGTGACCGTCGAGGACGGCTCCATCCTCGACTTGCTCGAATTGGTCGTCGGCGCCCGCCCGTGGGAGCAGGGCAACCCCCGCAAGGCACTGGGCAAAGGCAAGGCCAAGTGGCTGAAGCGGCTATTCCGGCGCAACGATCCGACCAAGTCCCGCAGGAATGTCGCGCACCATTACGACATCGGCAACGCGCTCTATGAACTCTTCCTCGACGAGGACTGGCAGTACAGCTGCGCTTACTACACCGACCCGGCGAACAGCCTGGAACAGGCGCAGCGCGACAAGAAGGCGCACATCGCCGCCAAGCTCCACCTCCAGCCGGGCCACCGGGTGCTGGACATCGGCTGTGGGTGGGGTGGAATGGCGATCTACCTGCACCAGGTTGCGGGTGTCGACGTCCTAGGCATCACCCTTTCCGAAGAGCAATTACGGTTGGCCCGAGAGCGCGCCGAACAAGCCGGCGTCTCGGACCATGTGAAGTTCGAATTGATCGACTACCGCCTACTGGAAGGCCGCTTCGACCGCATCGTTTCGGTGGGCATGTTCGAACATGTGGGGGCCGCGCATTACGAGGAATTCTTCCTCAAGTGCCGCGAGCTCCTGACCGATGACGGTGTCATGTTGCTCCACACGATCGGCAAGCTCGGCGGTGCCGGGCAACCCGACCCGTTCACCGACAAATATATCTTCCCCGGCTACCACGTGCCCAGCCTGTCGCAGATGTTCTCAGCGACCGAGAAGGTGAGGCTGATCCCCAGCGATGTCGAAATCCTGCGACTTCACTACGCATATACGTTGCGGGAATGGCTTGCCCGGGCGACGAAGAACCGAGCCAAGATCGAGCAGATCTACGATGCCAGGTTCTTTCGGATGTGGGAGTTTTACCTGGCAGGCGGGATCGTGATGTTCGAAACGGGTGCGGCCTGCAATTACCAGGTGCAGTATGTACGCAACCGTCGGGCACTGCCGATTACGCGGGATTACATGGCGGCGGCCGAGGCTCGTTACCGGGGCGCCTCCTGA